From Ruminococcaceae bacterium KH2T8, the proteins below share one genomic window:
- a CDS encoding Saccharopine dehydrogenase, NADP-dependent, with amino-acid sequence MRKILIFGCTKVTEAIVPLLCSDISIANEICIASGDKADCDVLRKKYSDLPVRITTARADVNNEAGTKMMLSIIQPDLIVNLEPAPLSTKVMKIALYQGADYIDASLDEWNKGDFLSKQFELFGEFREKGITGIVGCVVDPSLITTIIRKAAEDDFDKIEEVDVFGVNMHTSTCSCAIKKLLESPDLKAKQEKAVCIEAGEKKEYDPLAVKIEGGIEELTEDDLFLLNDPITEDIRKEIPDIPTVRYFSTYTEKSTDVLDTLRDCGMLSDVPVEVAEGVKIAPIDFLAKVMPAPKEEKITGNSIAAVVITGKKDGADKSVLMYSKEDNEECIAKNGVEVASYLDALMIVAGIRLICLNKWKKPGVFTASAFDPQLLIDALKKLGLRYSVTDTQPIKLEIKG; translated from the coding sequence ATGAGGAAGATACTTATATTCGGTTGCACTAAGGTGACCGAAGCTATCGTTCCGCTCTTGTGTTCCGATATAAGCATTGCCAACGAGATCTGCATTGCGTCGGGAGACAAGGCCGATTGCGATGTCCTGAGGAAGAAATATTCTGACTTGCCGGTGCGTATCACTACTGCCCGTGCCGATGTCAATAATGAAGCGGGAACGAAGATGATGCTGTCCATCATACAGCCCGATCTTATCGTAAACCTTGAGCCCGCCCCCTTGAGTACCAAGGTAATGAAGATCGCACTCTATCAGGGTGCCGATTATATCGATGCGTCTCTTGATGAATGGAACAAGGGAGATTTCCTCTCCAAGCAGTTCGAGCTCTTCGGAGAATTCAGGGAGAAGGGTATCACGGGTATCGTCGGATGCGTCGTGGATCCTTCGCTCATCACAACGATCATCAGGAAAGCTGCCGAGGATGACTTTGACAAGATCGAGGAAGTCGATGTCTTCGGTGTCAATATGCATACTTCGACATGTTCGTGTGCCATAAAGAAGCTCCTGGAATCGCCCGACCTTAAGGCCAAGCAGGAAAAGGCCGTATGTATCGAAGCCGGAGAGAAGAAGGAATATGATCCGCTCGCGGTCAAGATCGAAGGCGGCATAGAGGAGCTCACGGAAGACGACCTCTTCCTCTTGAATGACCCGATCACGGAGGATATCCGCAAGGAGATCCCCGATATCCCGACAGTCAGATACTTCTCCACATATACGGAGAAGTCGACCGACGTCCTCGATACATTAAGAGACTGCGGAATGCTCTCGGATGTTCCCGTTGAGGTCGCGGAGGGTGTAAAGATCGCCCCCATAGATTTCCTTGCAAAGGTAATGCCCGCTCCCAAGGAAGAGAAGATCACGGGAAACAGCATCGCGGCTGTTGTCATTACGGGTAAGAAGGACGGCGCGGACAAGTCCGTTCTCATGTATTCCAAGGAAGATAATGAAGAATGTATCGCGAAGAACGGCGTAGAAGTCGCTTCGTATCTTGATGCTCTCATGATAGTTGCGGGAATCAGGCTCATATGTCTTAATAAGTGGAAGAAGCCTGGAGTATTCACGGCGAGTGCTTTCGATCCTCAGTTACTGATCGACGCACTGAAAAAACTTGGGTTAAGGTATTCTGTGACAGATACACAGCCGATAAAACTTGAAATAAAGGGGTAA
- a CDS encoding DNA-binding response regulator, OmpR family, contains REC and winged-helix (wHTH) domain yields MNNERAKVLVVEDDADINNLIYDSLRKHGLDCVQAYSGTEGLLNFKNDKFDLVILDLMMPGMSGETLTKTIREDSKVPIMVVSAKSSLDSRVDLLAMGADDFLAKPFEVKELLARVDVQLRHLADIGSEEVEESKTLEFRDLILYKETFEATLQGQELSLTRQEYKILELFMLYPNKVFSKQEIFEYAWNECYIGEDKTINVHISNIRSKIKKITPDEYIDTIWGIGFRLAKPKA; encoded by the coding sequence ATGAACAATGAAAGAGCAAAGGTATTGGTAGTCGAAGATGACGCTGACATCAATAACCTTATCTACGATTCTTTAAGAAAGCACGGCCTTGACTGCGTACAGGCCTATTCGGGAACAGAGGGACTTTTGAACTTCAAGAACGACAAGTTCGACCTCGTTATATTGGATCTCATGATGCCCGGTATGTCCGGTGAGACACTTACAAAGACGATAAGAGAAGATTCCAAGGTGCCGATCATGGTCGTATCCGCGAAGTCATCTCTTGATTCGAGAGTAGATCTTCTCGCCATGGGTGCGGACGATTTCCTCGCTAAGCCCTTCGAGGTCAAGGAGCTCCTTGCAAGAGTAGACGTACAGCTTCGCCATCTCGCTGATATCGGAAGCGAAGAGGTAGAAGAGAGCAAGACACTTGAGTTCAGAGACCTGATCCTCTATAAGGAGACTTTCGAGGCTACGCTTCAGGGACAGGAGCTCTCGCTCACGAGACAGGAATACAAGATCTTAGAGCTCTTCATGCTCTATCCCAATAAGGTATTCTCCAAGCAGGAGATCTTCGAGTATGCATGGAATGAGTGCTACATCGGTGAGGATAAGACGATCAACGTCCATATCAGTAATATCAGATCGAAGATCAAGAAGATCACTCCCGATGAGTATATCGATACTATCTGGGGTATCGGATTCCGTCTTGCAAAGCCCAAAGCTTAA
- a CDS encoding ABC-2 type transport system ATP-binding protein — protein sequence MEDMLLVTDNLTKVYKKTMAVNSVNIHIRKGAIYGLIGKNGAGKTTIMKMISGIITPTDGTFDYIGFNGDNREAFSRIGALIEAPALLPNLSAYDNLKLKCLAYGIGDDKYIKEKLDLVGLGNVGKKTAGNFSLGMKQRLGIALALVGEPDFVLLDEPINGLDPQGIVEIREILSKLNKENGVTILISSHILEELAKIATDYAIINNGQIIEESTSEELKKKCRAKIVIKSSDVPSIVPIIDANGFNDYQVIDDHTIYVFDRINETAVLNMEIAKAGIYVDSIGVESSDLEEYFLKVTGTRTGDIK from the coding sequence ATGGAAGATATGCTTCTTGTAACTGACAATCTTACTAAGGTTTATAAGAAGACTATGGCTGTAAATTCGGTCAATATTCATATTCGCAAAGGTGCTATCTACGGCCTGATCGGAAAGAACGGCGCAGGTAAGACCACCATCATGAAGATGATCTCCGGTATCATCACTCCTACTGACGGGACTTTTGATTATATAGGTTTTAACGGCGACAACAGGGAGGCTTTCTCGAGGATCGGTGCCCTTATCGAGGCTCCGGCACTCCTTCCCAACCTGTCGGCTTATGATAACTTAAAGCTCAAATGCCTGGCTTACGGCATCGGTGACGACAAGTATATCAAGGAAAAGCTTGATCTTGTCGGTCTCGGAAATGTCGGAAAGAAGACGGCCGGCAACTTCTCCCTCGGAATGAAGCAGAGACTCGGCATCGCGCTGGCATTAGTCGGCGAACCCGATTTCGTCCTTCTCGATGAGCCCATTAACGGCCTCGATCCGCAGGGTATCGTAGAGATCCGTGAGATCCTGAGCAAGCTCAATAAGGAAAACGGAGTTACCATCCTTATCTCGAGTCATATCCTCGAAGAACTCGCCAAGATCGCGACGGACTACGCGATCATCAATAACGGTCAGATCATAGAGGAATCCACGAGCGAAGAACTCAAGAAGAAGTGCAGGGCGAAGATCGTTATCAAGTCTTCGGATGTTCCGAGCATCGTACCGATAATCGATGCGAACGGCTTTAATGACTATCAGGTAATAGATGACCATACTATCTATGTATTCGACAGGATCAATGAAACGGCGGTCCTCAATATGGAGATAGCGAAGGCAGGCATATATGTTGACTCGATAGGCGTCGAATCCTCAGACCTTGAAGAATATTTCCTCAAGGTGACCGGTACGCGTACGGGGGACATAAAGTGA
- a CDS encoding Signal transduction histidine kinase yields the protein MIEIAAIILLALVLALTLLLINTLSQIKNIRDQVHFIAKNDTNKRVSFYGKSRQMSGLAKDINDIIESYRVREEEVLKQDKEIKDTLTNMSHDIRTPLTSLKGYFELLKESEDPEEQEKYRNIITERIDSLGEILETMFFYTKVSNVNYQVPLDTVEMSEIVMQTLFSYFDDFENAGLTPDVDIDENLRVIGNEQSIKRILQNLIKNCLVHGDSRVKISLKPAPEGEKAVVLTVGNGIKENDIPDADRVFDRFYKADKSRHVASSGIGLSVAKKLTDSMDGKITASLDNDFFNIRLTLPSV from the coding sequence ATGATAGAGATCGCCGCCATAATACTTCTGGCGCTTGTCCTTGCGCTTACGCTGCTCCTTATAAATACATTGAGCCAGATCAAGAACATCAGGGATCAGGTTCATTTCATAGCAAAGAACGACACGAATAAGCGAGTATCTTTCTACGGTAAGTCCAGACAGATGTCAGGCCTTGCCAAGGATATAAATGACATCATCGAAAGCTATAGGGTCCGTGAGGAAGAGGTCCTCAAGCAGGATAAGGAGATCAAGGATACCCTTACCAACATGTCCCACGATATAAGGACTCCGCTTACGTCCCTCAAGGGATATTTCGAGCTCCTTAAGGAGTCTGAAGACCCCGAAGAGCAGGAGAAGTACAGGAATATCATCACCGAGAGAATAGATTCGCTCGGCGAGATCCTCGAGACCATGTTCTTCTATACCAAGGTTTCGAATGTCAATTACCAGGTGCCTCTCGATACGGTCGAGATGTCCGAGATCGTAATGCAGACGCTGTTTTCCTATTTCGATGACTTCGAGAATGCGGGTCTTACCCCCGATGTCGATATCGATGAGAACCTTCGCGTCATCGGTAATGAGCAGTCGATAAAGAGGATCCTTCAGAACCTCATAAAGAACTGCCTCGTACACGGCGATTCCCGTGTTAAGATCAGCCTCAAGCCCGCTCCCGAAGGCGAGAAGGCAGTCGTACTTACTGTCGGCAACGGCATCAAGGAGAACGATATCCCCGATGCCGATAGGGTATTCGACAGGTTCTATAAGGCTGATAAATCAAGACATGTCGCTTCGAGCGGTATCGGTCTTTCCGTTGCCAAAAAGCTCACGGATTCAATGGACGGTAAGATCACGGCGTCCCTCGACAATGACTTCTTTAACATCAGACTCACCCTCCCAAGTGTCTGA